A single Nisaea sp. DNA region contains:
- a CDS encoding N-carbamoyl-D-amino-acid hydrolase translates to MSRIVTIGAAQLGPIAPDESRASAVNRMIELLKQAGDRGCNFVVFPELALTTFFPRYYEEDISKMDHHFEREMPGPETRPLFEAAAERGIGFYLGYAELTPDGHRYNTAILVDETGKITGKYRKVHLPGHSEYDPNRPWQHLEKRYFEPGDLGFGVWRQHGGIIGMAICNDRRWPETYRVMSLKGAELIVLGYNTPDVNTSAFEPNHLRMFHNHLTMQANAYMNSAFVVGVAKAGMEDGCMLIGGSCIIQPSGEIVSQVSSVDDELITYSADLDLAKMGKETVFNYAKHRRIEHYGNITAQTGVELPPELSEAAE, encoded by the coding sequence GTGTCCCGCATCGTTACCATCGGCGCCGCTCAGCTCGGCCCAATTGCGCCGGATGAGTCCCGCGCCAGCGCCGTAAACCGTATGATCGAGCTGCTGAAGCAGGCGGGAGATCGCGGCTGTAATTTTGTCGTCTTTCCGGAATTGGCGCTGACCACGTTCTTCCCGCGCTATTACGAGGAAGATATCTCGAAAATGGATCATCATTTCGAGCGCGAGATGCCGGGGCCGGAGACGCGGCCGTTGTTCGAGGCGGCGGCGGAACGAGGGATCGGGTTTTATCTCGGCTATGCGGAGCTGACGCCCGACGGGCATCGCTACAACACGGCGATCCTGGTGGATGAGACCGGCAAGATCACCGGCAAATACCGCAAGGTGCATCTGCCGGGCCATTCGGAATACGATCCTAACCGGCCGTGGCAGCATCTGGAGAAGCGGTATTTCGAGCCGGGTGATCTTGGTTTCGGGGTCTGGCGCCAGCATGGTGGCATCATCGGCATGGCGATCTGCAACGACCGGCGCTGGCCGGAGACCTATCGGGTGATGAGCCTGAAGGGTGCCGAGCTCATCGTGCTCGGCTACAACACGCCGGACGTGAACACATCGGCCTTCGAGCCGAACCATCTGCGCATGTTCCACAACCATCTGACCATGCAGGCGAATGCCTATATGAACTCCGCCTTCGTGGTCGGGGTGGCGAAAGCGGGGATGGAAGACGGCTGCATGCTGATCGGCGGCTCCTGCATCATTCAGCCGTCCGGTGAGATCGTCAGCCAGGTGTCCTCCGTGGACGATGAGCTGATCACCTATTCGGCGGATCTGGACCTGGCCAAGATGGGCAAGGAAACGGTGTTCAATTACGCCAAACACCGGCGTATCGAGCACTACGGCAACATCACCGCGCAGACAGGCGTGGAGCTGCCGCCGGAGCTTTCCGAGGCTGCCGAATAG
- a CDS encoding SCO family protein yields MPRCHAVFATLLLLASLAVSAMAGAGAGEKLSRLPNLFGGPFHLTDEQGRQVGPDAYAGKFMLVYFGYSYCPDICPTDLTIMAAVLDSLGESADRIQPLLISVDPSRDTPEALREFTDAFHPSLIGLTGTEAEVAAAAKVYRVHRRRFQIEGMSGDDYLVDHSTLTYLMGTDGRFLSMFPRGTTPERMAEVLRKYLSE; encoded by the coding sequence ATGCCTCGATGTCACGCCGTCTTCGCGACGCTCCTGTTGCTCGCGAGCCTGGCTGTTTCCGCTATGGCCGGGGCCGGGGCCGGGGAGAAACTCTCGCGGCTGCCAAACCTGTTCGGCGGACCGTTTCATCTCACCGATGAGCAGGGACGGCAGGTCGGCCCGGACGCCTATGCAGGCAAGTTCATGTTGGTCTATTTCGGCTACAGCTATTGCCCAGACATTTGTCCGACGGATCTCACCATCATGGCGGCGGTGCTGGACTCTTTGGGGGAGAGCGCGGACCGGATACAGCCGCTGCTGATCTCGGTCGATCCAAGCCGGGACACGCCGGAGGCGCTCCGGGAGTTCACCGATGCATTTCACCCCAGCTTGATCGGGCTGACCGGGACGGAGGCGGAAGTAGCGGCGGCGGCGAAGGTCTACCGGGTGCATCGCCGCCGGTTCCAGATAGAAGGCATGTCCGGCGACGATTATCTCGTCGACCATTCCACGCTGACCTATCTCATGGGCACCGACGGGCGCTTCCTCAGCATGTTTCCGCGCGGAACGACCCCTGAGCGGATGGCGGAAGTGCT